Within the Micromonospora citrea genome, the region GTGAGGGGGTTGGCGTTCTCGTCCCAGGCCCGTTCCAGGAGCTCTTCGGCGCTGACGACACCGCCCTCGGCGGCGACGAGGACTTCCAGCACGGCGAACTGTTTGCGGGTGAGCGCGACGTAGCGTTCATCGCGGAAGACTTCCCGGCGGAAGGGGTCGAGCCGTAGGCCCGCGATCTGGCGGACCGGGGGTCGGGCGTACGCGCGTCTACGGTCGAGCGCCCTCAGCCGCAGGACGAGCTCGCGCAGCTCGAACGGTTTGGTGAGGTAGTCGTCGGCGCCGAGCTCGAACCCGGAAGCCTTGTCGTCGATCCGGTCGGCAGCGGTGAGCATGAGGATCGGGGTGCCGCTGCCGGAGGCGACGATGCGCCGGGCAATCTCGTCGCCGGAGGGGCCGGGGATGTCGCGGTCGAGGACTGCGAGGTCGTAGGAGTTGACGCTGAGCAGTTCCAGGGCGGTGTTGCCGTCGCTGGCGATGTCGGCGGCGATCGCCTCCAGCCGCAGACCGTCACGGACGGCTTCGGCGAGGTGGGGCTCGTCCTCCACGATCAGTACGCGCATGCCTGAAGCCTATGATCGGCAAAAGATAGCGCCGAGGTGTGCACACCGGACACGCGACTCAGCCTGCCGCCGTCGGGGCGGGCCGAGGCTGGTCCGACGGCCTCTCCGCCGTAGTGCGCCACCAGTGGCGTGACGCCAGCGCGGCCAGCACGGCGCCGGCGGCGTTGACCAGTACGTCATCGACGG harbors:
- a CDS encoding response regulator transcription factor, producing MRVLIVEDEPHLAEAVRDGLRLEAIAADIASDGNTALELLSVNSYDLAVLDRDIPGPSGDEIARRIVASGSGTPILMLTAADRIDDKASGFELGADDYLTKPFELRELVLRLRALDRRRAYARPPVRQIAGLRLDPFRREVFRDERYVALTRKQFAVLEVLVAAEGGVVSAEELLERAWDENANPLTNAVRITVSALRKRLGEPWIIETAPGVGYRINTDTNTIAPGSDTTTPGSTHA